One window of the Runella slithyformis DSM 19594 genome contains the following:
- a CDS encoding OmpA family protein — protein MKKVNFLSTLFFVSFAFTKINAQAPAPKSAGYEGPNKLNTWALTITPALTQFYGDLRQHDFKLGPEERITGGLGLALHKQISPIFGASLNFWTGNLNGSKQRIYNAHFETKGFLQTSLNAHANLKPILFGYDKLKRWKWDVYAGYGYMWFNSRVYRLGTNKATELIRTNTNRSSKTAGEWERDGSSYTREIVIPIGSAIHFEASPRIDIGIDFTLNHVNTEKLDVTYGGGGGEQYARQDIWTFKKGDSKQDKWGSFGLSVTYKIGKGAVMAKKDSKGNWVHDPAKGRYHLRYTNPLALIPPPYNPTLNDADSIAKANMPKPVDPRLFTDSDGDGVADLFDKEPSTPANSIVSGGGVAMDLDKYVKDIIARNLPKEECEAMFGNIEFDTDKAIVKDPSQQILRQVVDLLNLRPNCRAIIVGHTDARASDNYNIQLSKRRVEAAKRFLIRNGLQDPSRITVEYYGELRPLADNKSVEGMSRNRRVEVRILPMSDLRSTYPAGFRTGKKKDQEPGKPARERRQR, from the coding sequence ATGAAAAAAGTCAACTTTCTGTCCACCCTATTCTTTGTATCGTTTGCATTTACGAAAATAAATGCTCAGGCTCCCGCACCCAAAAGTGCCGGCTATGAAGGTCCCAACAAATTGAATACATGGGCGCTGACAATTACTCCCGCCCTCACCCAATTTTACGGTGATTTACGTCAGCACGATTTTAAATTAGGACCGGAAGAGCGCATTACGGGTGGCCTAGGTTTGGCTTTGCACAAGCAGATATCACCTATTTTCGGAGCGAGCCTTAATTTTTGGACAGGTAATTTGAATGGTTCAAAGCAGCGCATATATAATGCACACTTTGAGACGAAAGGATTCCTGCAAACTTCATTGAATGCTCATGCCAACCTAAAGCCGATTTTATTCGGTTATGATAAACTCAAACGTTGGAAATGGGATGTATATGCAGGCTATGGATATATGTGGTTTAATTCCAGGGTTTACCGTTTAGGCACCAACAAAGCCACGGAGTTGATTCGTACCAATACAAACAGGAGTTCGAAAACAGCCGGAGAATGGGAGCGTGACGGCTCTAGCTACACCCGTGAAATTGTGATCCCCATTGGTTCTGCCATTCATTTTGAAGCCTCACCCCGGATTGATATTGGCATAGACTTTACATTAAATCACGTTAATACCGAAAAACTGGATGTTACCTATGGCGGCGGCGGTGGAGAGCAATACGCCAGACAGGATATATGGACATTTAAAAAAGGAGATTCAAAACAGGATAAGTGGGGAAGTTTCGGTTTATCCGTTACGTATAAAATAGGGAAAGGTGCAGTTATGGCTAAAAAAGATTCCAAAGGGAATTGGGTGCATGACCCTGCTAAAGGTCGTTATCACTTACGCTATACCAACCCATTGGCATTGATTCCTCCTCCGTACAACCCTACCCTTAATGATGCGGACTCCATTGCCAAAGCCAATATGCCGAAGCCCGTTGATCCACGCTTATTTACTGATTCAGACGGTGACGGCGTGGCAGATCTTTTCGATAAAGAACCAAGTACTCCTGCTAACAGTATAGTATCGGGAGGCGGGGTAGCCATGGATCTTGACAAATACGTTAAAGATATCATTGCCCGCAATTTGCCGAAAGAAGAGTGTGAAGCTATGTTTGGTAATATTGAGTTTGATACTGATAAAGCTATTGTCAAAGACCCTTCGCAGCAGATCCTTCGTCAAGTGGTTGATTTGCTTAACCTAAGACCTAATTGCCGTGCCATTATCGTAGGCCATACCGACGCTCGTGCTTCTGATAACTACAATATTCAATTGTCGAAGCGTCGGGTTGAAGCAGCTAAACGCTTCCTGATTCGCAATGGCTTGCAGGATCCAAGTCGTATCACCGTTGAATATTACGGAGAACTTCGCCCACTGGCCGACAATAAATCGGTGGAAGGTATGAGTCGTAACCGTCGGGTTGAAGTGAGAATTCTCCCAATGAGTGACTTACGGTCAACGTATCCTGCAGGCTTCCGTACGGGTAAGAAAAAGGATCAGGAACCGGGTAAACCTGCCAGAGAAAGACGTCAGCGATAG
- a CDS encoding DUF4403 family protein has product MEIQSEKHKSVVHVPVELSIAEVTKQLNVQVQGIIYEDNSFNDDNQDNFKIKVWKRSPIIAEARDSLLFYTVPLRIWAEKAYKISPLGIEISGSQSTEFQINLKFMTRFGIDPNWQVNTQTVSAGFDWVTKPSVKVAGIDIPITGLVSRKISENLGTISKSIDDNVRKNFIIKPYIVQAWNLIREPRLLSEEYRTWLVVTPTDILATPFEIQNGKISTTIGIRGFTQTLLGEKPATKPVVDVPNLIITDKVPQGFQIGLIGVVPYEEAARLAAAQFIGKTFDFKDGIYKIEVTEVDIYGQNDKLVIKAGLKGSINGFIYLKGIPYYDAATRLLSLKNVDYDLSTRNVLVQTANWLLQGRFTKQIEQEFVFPIGSQIDEAQKAIRQQLSTRKVAKGIDLGGRLDTLIPDQVYLTPTSLVALVVAKGRIEVKIDGLL; this is encoded by the coding sequence ATGGAAATCCAAAGTGAAAAACATAAATCAGTAGTACATGTACCCGTAGAGTTGTCCATTGCAGAGGTAACCAAACAACTGAATGTACAGGTGCAGGGGATAATTTACGAAGACAACAGTTTTAACGACGATAATCAGGATAATTTTAAAATTAAAGTATGGAAAAGGTCACCTATCATTGCGGAAGCCAGAGATTCATTACTTTTTTATACCGTTCCATTGAGAATATGGGCCGAGAAAGCCTATAAAATTTCGCCCTTGGGCATTGAGATATCAGGGAGTCAAAGTACTGAATTTCAGATTAACCTAAAATTTATGACCCGTTTTGGGATCGATCCCAATTGGCAGGTAAATACTCAAACGGTATCGGCAGGATTTGATTGGGTGACAAAACCAAGTGTTAAAGTAGCCGGCATCGACATTCCCATTACAGGGTTGGTGAGCCGTAAAATATCGGAAAATCTGGGGACGATCTCAAAGTCAATTGATGACAATGTACGTAAAAATTTTATCATTAAACCGTATATAGTGCAGGCGTGGAACCTTATTCGTGAACCGCGCCTGCTTTCAGAAGAATACCGAACGTGGCTTGTTGTGACACCCACCGATATTTTGGCAACACCTTTTGAGATTCAAAATGGAAAAATCAGTACAACGATCGGTATCAGAGGGTTTACACAAACATTGCTTGGTGAAAAGCCCGCCACCAAACCGGTCGTTGATGTTCCCAATCTTATTATCACCGATAAAGTGCCTCAGGGTTTTCAAATTGGGTTGATTGGAGTTGTGCCTTATGAGGAAGCAGCGCGATTGGCCGCCGCCCAATTTATTGGAAAAACCTTCGATTTTAAGGATGGTATATACAAAATAGAAGTGACGGAAGTTGATATTTATGGTCAAAACGATAAGCTGGTCATAAAAGCAGGGTTAAAAGGAAGTATCAATGGATTCATTTATTTAAAAGGGATTCCCTATTACGACGCTGCAACCCGCTTACTTTCTTTGAAAAATGTAGACTATGATTTGAGTACCCGTAATGTGCTTGTTCAAACCGCGAACTGGTTGTTACAGGGGCGTTTTACGAAGCAAATCGAGCAGGAATTCGTATTTCCGATTGGAAGCCAAATAGATGAAGCTCAAAAAGCTATTCGTCAACAACTTAGTACGCGTAAAGTGGCCAAGGGGATAGATTTGGGGGGGCGTCTGGATACATTGATCCCGGATCAGGTATATTTGACACCGACGTCATTAGTAGCGTTGGTGGTGGCAAAAGGGCGCATTGAAGTTAAAATTGACGGCCTGCTCTAA